Proteins found in one Acinetobacter sp. XH1741 genomic segment:
- a CDS encoding LysM peptidoglycan-binding domain-containing protein encodes MNTELKHKLYNITFTLHDLTHKPIPNLYYEIKNGKDLVKKGNTNAQGEITLKYVGGNTLTIFVRKDIDNTLKEIGKVHTPSKNIKVKLISPKMKFDVTLLPHQKQGKYWRGTYKVKSGDTLSKIAKEHHTTVSALLALNPNIKSPHEIYQNENIDIVEGNADAIIKLDENMTFKVPPHKKTGTVSIDRKSKSTSIAPQTDTTNKTAEPKVGQTKPQPQPQPQPQPQPQPQPPVTKKEQSTASDSKSIPQQKTSTAPTQKIEVQQEHNEDKKPVAVASLSGCVCKDYDLIWGKTTKFVNCEFRKKVIQICKDMWPNDTKNMANYLMACMHLETGGSFDPAQPNGLGYYGLIQFGPDVRKDLNNISVEKLTKMSGAQQLDLVKQHFTRSDRHKLMKSLTDMYLYINYPNALLSGKNKPNDILYEGGSERSAYHANPAFMKEKGEYQNIFAYRKDKNGNFKLDKNKKKIPIRGFEDGKTYIWEVTQEINKHLTTGLDSKNKENNFACSIKPVQPIQDICPNCQTKHVDLSASVEWISQFTQPRPNVACARTCVLILKNSKLSSSAGSPTGLFQVALENSNHSTIEATSNFQNGMNYLDKELNVGHPVMIGVDHKLGYGVNEGTTDHFIVVVGRGCENGKVYYRFYDVGTRHKEKGTSNSNKLYIINGFLRGKTAYNGSTYTMTQVRRN; translated from the coding sequence ATGAATACAGAATTAAAACATAAACTTTATAATATTACTTTTACATTACATGATTTAACACATAAACCTATTCCTAATTTATATTACGAAATTAAGAATGGGAAGGATTTGGTAAAAAAAGGTAATACAAATGCACAAGGTGAAATCACACTTAAATATGTGGGAGGAAATACACTAACTATTTTTGTAAGAAAGGATATAGATAATACTCTGAAAGAAATTGGTAAAGTACATACCCCAAGTAAAAATATAAAAGTAAAGCTTATTAGTCCAAAAATGAAATTTGATGTAACTCTATTACCTCATCAAAAACAAGGTAAATATTGGAGAGGAACATACAAAGTTAAAAGTGGAGATACATTATCTAAAATAGCAAAAGAGCATCATACAACTGTTTCCGCTTTATTAGCTTTGAATCCAAATATAAAATCTCCACATGAAATATATCAAAATGAAAATATTGATATAGTTGAAGGGAACGCAGATGCAATAATTAAGCTTGATGAAAATATGACTTTTAAAGTGCCCCCACATAAGAAAACGGGAACAGTTTCTATTGATAGAAAGAGTAAATCAACAAGTATTGCTCCACAAACAGATACAACAAATAAAACTGCAGAACCAAAGGTTGGGCAGACTAAACCACAACCACAACCACAACCACAACCACAACCACAACCACAACCACAACCACCTGTGACCAAAAAAGAGCAGTCAACGGCATCGGATTCTAAATCAATTCCTCAACAGAAAACGTCAACCGCACCCACTCAAAAAATTGAAGTACAGCAAGAACATAATGAAGATAAAAAACCAGTAGCTGTAGCAAGTTTAAGTGGATGTGTTTGTAAAGATTATGATTTAATTTGGGGGAAAACTACAAAATTTGTAAATTGTGAGTTTAGAAAAAAGGTTATACAGATTTGTAAAGATATGTGGCCAAATGATACTAAAAATATGGCTAATTATTTAATGGCATGTATGCATTTGGAAACAGGTGGTTCATTTGATCCAGCCCAACCTAATGGTTTAGGTTATTATGGTCTTATTCAATTTGGTCCAGATGTTAGAAAAGATTTAAATAATATCTCGGTAGAAAAACTTACTAAAATGAGCGGGGCTCAACAATTAGATCTCGTTAAACAACATTTCACAAGATCTGATCGGCATAAATTAATGAAGTCATTAACAGATATGTATTTGTATATTAATTATCCTAATGCTTTATTGTCTGGTAAAAATAAGCCAAATGATATTTTATATGAGGGTGGTAGTGAGAGAAGTGCTTATCATGCTAATCCTGCTTTTATGAAGGAAAAAGGAGAATATCAAAATATTTTTGCTTATAGAAAAGATAAGAATGGTAATTTTAAATTAGATAAGAATAAGAAAAAAATTCCTATAAGAGGGTTTGAGGATGGGAAGACATATATCTGGGAGGTTACTCAAGAAATAAATAAACATCTTACTACAGGTTTAGACAGTAAAAATAAAGAAAATAATTTCGCTTGTTCAATTAAACCTGTACAGCCTATACAAGATATATGTCCGAATTGCCAAACAAAACATGTAGATTTGAGTGCATCTGTAGAGTGGATTTCTCAATTTACCCAACCTAGACCAAATGTAGCTTGTGCTCGGACATGTGTATTAATTTTGAAAAATAGCAAACTTAGTTCATCAGCTGGTTCACCAACTGGACTATTCCAAGTAGCTTTGGAAAATTCGAATCATTCTACAATTGAAGCAACATCAAATTTTCAAAATGGAATGAATTATTTGGATAAAGAACTTAATGTTGGTCATCCTGTTATGATTGGTGTAGATCATAAACTTGGATATGGGGTTAATGAAGGAACAACAGATCATTTTATTGTAGTTGTAGGGCGAGGATGTGAAAATGGAAAAGTTTACTATCGTTTTTATGATGTAGGAACACGCCATAAAGAAAAAGGAACAAGTAATAGTAACAAGCTTTATATAATTAATGGATTTTTACGGGGTAAAACAGCTTATAATGGAAGCACTTATACGATGACACAAGTTAGAAGAAATTAG
- a CDS encoding type VI secretion system Vgr family protein — protein sequence MLFNIFSVLEKIGLNAQKRAIHVQFSNELLNNQVFLQRIEGQHQLNGGLMAELICLSTNSQIALKQFIGVQVAVDQVTDSGQLFRTTGIVTEASYGQSDGALTLYKLTLEDATNLWHKRRNSRVFMNKSIVEITEVLFKEWQEKSPLFAASLSLDLGGLGQNYDIRPFTMQHNESDYDFLTRLWRSEGISWLIDESELFVPHFTAPIQAQKLRLIDDNSQYQALERRSIRYHRSSATEYQDSITGFVAVRSLQPTAVHVQRWQPDALAQEEGNGSVVTTHTHSDNFDSATLSLEQAWHVSPAWMQDLKGEDQATASGSGQLEKLNQHFTDMHASRAKYFKAYSSVRDSQVGYWFNLREHPEIDQHEGADQEFLIIAKNFYNQNNLPKDLHQQVSQLLTQSRWDQHGYDDIERQGNELTLIRRQIKTAPEYNPEQHRPIAYPQRAKVVGPKGETIHVDEWGRIKVRFLFTRSDDHGHDGGAGSNDNDTDSAWVDVLTPWAGEGYGARFLPRIGEVVVIDFFDGNIDRPFVTGRIHEAQRSPTKFDVKGQLPATKKLSGIRSQEINGSGFNQLRFDDTTGQISTQLQSSHAATQLNLGNLSHPKEQETSQGRGEGFELRTDAWGAVRAGKGMLISTYAQEQAIADHLEAAQAQSLLSQGYESMKMLSEVAAKQQTDALNVINRLPKFIQSLELKTTGQALDSTVNLFKEGINNDPIHALKSCGGFIQDIGALGGNTKGVVDEFNAFFTDAKDAVENLKAFIENVEEHGADIVKGKLASIKDRIHKNPFESIQEVGKVLANVETKDFDMMSVCGTFSKGSKLEISPSKALSSLQGFMEGYTQGLESSSDTKQQEQGKIFRQALMLLASPNGIALTTPENIILQASQDIAESASGSINLSAQKNIIGHAQDKISLFAAQKGLRAYAAKGKLELQAQDDAIEAIAKKVIKLISTEDKIELTSPKEIVLTAGGSQLKINANGVFSTTGGKFESKAGQHLFTSGAKVSYEVPQLPSTMMYSNKLDVYDLFWDFDLSRLSYVAKFKNGRVSTGSLDENGRTARISSDSSEPAEVFVDTNTDWVVEIEEEVSQVESQNQDIK from the coding sequence ATGCTTTTTAATATATTTAGTGTCTTGGAAAAAATAGGGCTAAATGCTCAGAAACGTGCTATTCACGTACAATTTTCTAATGAACTACTCAATAACCAAGTATTCTTACAACGTATAGAAGGCCAACATCAGTTGAATGGTGGCCTAATGGCGGAGTTGATCTGTCTTTCAACCAATTCTCAAATTGCACTGAAGCAATTTATTGGTGTGCAAGTCGCTGTTGATCAGGTCACAGATTCGGGACAATTGTTCCGAACAACAGGTATTGTGACTGAAGCCAGTTATGGGCAAAGTGATGGCGCTTTAACGCTTTATAAGCTGACTTTAGAAGATGCGACAAATTTATGGCACAAACGCCGTAATAGTCGTGTTTTTATGAATAAAAGTATTGTAGAAATTACCGAAGTTCTATTTAAAGAATGGCAAGAAAAAAGTCCACTTTTTGCTGCGAGTTTAAGTCTAGACTTGGGTGGTTTAGGTCAAAACTATGATATTCGACCGTTTACCATGCAGCACAATGAGTCTGATTATGACTTCCTTACGCGTTTATGGCGAAGTGAAGGCATTAGTTGGCTTATTGATGAATCAGAGCTTTTTGTCCCTCATTTTACTGCACCAATACAAGCTCAAAAACTACGATTAATTGATGACAATAGCCAGTATCAGGCTTTAGAACGTCGTAGTATTCGCTATCACAGAAGTAGTGCAACTGAATATCAAGATAGTATTACTGGTTTTGTTGCAGTGCGGAGTCTGCAACCGACAGCGGTGCATGTGCAGCGCTGGCAACCTGATGCGTTAGCACAAGAAGAGGGTAATGGTTCGGTTGTTACCACGCATACACACTCAGACAACTTTGACTCAGCCACTTTAAGTCTTGAACAAGCATGGCATGTAAGCCCCGCTTGGATGCAAGATTTAAAAGGGGAAGATCAGGCAACAGCTTCAGGCAGTGGCCAATTAGAAAAATTAAATCAGCACTTCACCGACATGCATGCGAGTCGGGCCAAATACTTTAAAGCCTATAGTAGTGTCCGCGATAGCCAAGTCGGCTATTGGTTTAATCTACGCGAGCACCCTGAAATTGATCAGCATGAAGGGGCAGATCAAGAGTTCTTGATCATTGCTAAAAACTTTTATAACCAAAATAACTTACCTAAAGACTTACATCAGCAAGTTAGCCAGTTATTAACCCAAAGTCGTTGGGATCAACATGGTTATGATGATATAGAGCGTCAAGGTAATGAGCTGACTCTAATACGCCGTCAAATCAAGACTGCACCTGAATATAATCCAGAGCAGCACCGACCAATTGCCTATCCACAACGAGCAAAAGTCGTGGGGCCAAAAGGAGAAACCATTCATGTCGATGAATGGGGACGCATTAAAGTACGTTTTCTATTTACCCGTAGTGATGATCATGGCCATGACGGTGGTGCAGGTAGCAATGACAACGATACTGACTCAGCTTGGGTGGATGTACTGACTCCTTGGGCAGGAGAAGGCTATGGCGCACGTTTCTTGCCACGTATTGGTGAGGTAGTTGTTATTGACTTCTTTGATGGCAATATCGACCGTCCATTTGTGACTGGGCGCATCCATGAAGCGCAGCGCTCACCAACCAAGTTCGATGTAAAAGGGCAACTTCCTGCAACTAAAAAATTGAGCGGGATTCGCAGTCAGGAAATCAATGGTAGTGGCTTCAACCAATTACGCTTTGATGACACAACCGGACAAATTAGTACCCAACTCCAAAGTAGTCATGCAGCAACACAGCTGAATTTGGGTAACTTAAGCCATCCAAAAGAACAAGAGACGAGCCAAGGCCGTGGTGAAGGTTTTGAGCTGAGAACAGATGCTTGGGGTGCTGTGCGTGCGGGTAAAGGCATGCTCATTAGTACCTATGCACAAGAGCAGGCGATTGCAGACCATTTAGAGGCTGCTCAAGCACAATCTTTACTTTCACAAGGCTATGAAAGCATGAAAATGCTCAGTGAAGTTGCAGCTAAGCAACAAACTGATGCTTTGAATGTGATTAATCGCTTACCCAAATTCATCCAGTCGCTTGAGTTAAAAACCACAGGACAGGCATTAGATAGTACGGTGAACCTATTTAAAGAAGGGATTAATAACGACCCAATTCACGCACTAAAAAGCTGTGGTGGCTTTATTCAAGACATTGGTGCACTAGGTGGAAATACAAAAGGCGTTGTAGATGAATTTAATGCTTTCTTTACCGATGCCAAAGATGCGGTAGAAAACTTAAAAGCGTTCATCGAAAACGTTGAAGAACATGGTGCAGACATCGTTAAAGGAAAACTTGCCAGCATTAAAGACCGTATTCATAAAAATCCATTTGAAAGTATTCAAGAGGTCGGAAAAGTCTTAGCCAATGTCGAGACTAAAGACTTTGACATGATGAGTGTGTGCGGAACTTTTAGTAAAGGCAGTAAATTAGAAATATCACCTTCTAAAGCATTGAGTTCTTTGCAAGGCTTTATGGAAGGTTATACCCAAGGTTTAGAAAGCAGTTCCGATACTAAACAGCAAGAACAAGGCAAAATCTTTAGACAAGCGCTTATGTTATTAGCATCGCCAAATGGCATTGCCTTGACGACACCTGAAAATATTATTCTGCAAGCATCGCAAGATATTGCCGAAAGTGCCAGCGGTTCTATTAATTTAAGTGCACAAAAAAATATTATTGGGCATGCACAAGACAAAATCAGTTTGTTCGCTGCGCAAAAGGGTTTGCGTGCTTATGCAGCAAAAGGAAAGCTCGAACTACAAGCACAAGATGATGCTATTGAAGCAATTGCCAAGAAGGTCATCAAGCTCATTTCTACTGAAGATAAAATCGAGCTTACGAGTCCTAAAGAAATTGTATTAACAGCTGGTGGGTCACAGCTCAAAATTAATGCCAATGGCGTGTTTTCAACAACAGGCGGTAAGTTTGAAAGTAAAGCTGGGCAGCATTTGTTTACGAGTGGGGCCAAGGTTTCTTATGAGGTTCCTCAACTGCCAAGTACCATGATGTACAGTAATAAATTAGATGTTTATGATTTATTTTGGGATTTTGATTTATCTAGATTGTCTTATGTAGCTAAGTTTAAAAATGGACGAGTTTCGACTGGCTCGTTGGATGAGAATGGTCGTACTGCACGAATTAGTTCTGATTCTTCAGAACCTGCTGAAGTTTTTGTGGATACAAATACGGATTGGGTTGTTGAAATTGAAGAAGAAGTTTCTCAAGTTGAATCTCAAAATCAAGATATTAAATAA
- a CDS encoding disulfide bond formation protein B, with product MRLSYRLVSGLLVLASIVGMSFALYLEHVKGLEPCPLCIFQRVGLMAMGFVALIAFLHNPVSNAIKRFYAFLAGIAILWSVGVAGRHIWLQHLPPDQVPSCGPGLNYLIDVLPMKAVLQEVLSGSGECAAIGWTFLGQSLPVWSLVYFLLLLLVCLWQLFRFYPVFKTAKK from the coding sequence ATGCGATTAAGTTACCGTTTGGTGAGTGGACTACTTGTACTGGCAAGCATTGTCGGCATGTCTTTTGCGTTGTATTTGGAACATGTAAAAGGGTTAGAGCCATGTCCGCTCTGTATTTTTCAACGTGTTGGCTTAATGGCAATGGGTTTTGTGGCGCTTATTGCATTTTTGCATAACCCTGTTTCCAATGCGATTAAACGTTTTTATGCGTTTTTAGCAGGTATCGCAATTTTATGGTCAGTGGGCGTAGCAGGGCGTCATATTTGGCTACAGCATTTACCACCAGACCAAGTACCAAGTTGTGGACCGGGTTTAAATTATTTAATTGATGTTTTACCTATGAAAGCAGTTTTACAAGAAGTGCTTTCTGGTTCAGGCGAGTGCGCGGCAATTGGCTGGACCTTTTTAGGTCAGTCTTTACCAGTTTGGTCATTGGTTTATTTCCTTTTGCTATTACTTGTTTGTTTATGGCAGTTATTCCGTTTTTATCCAGTATTTAAGACTGCTAAAAAGTGA
- the gshA gene encoding glutamate--cysteine ligase, whose amino-acid sequence MSQPTTPSQSVIPAWVDSSLLQGMLRGIERESLRMQSNGFLSQELHPKALGSALTHPKITTDYSEALMEFITSPQPTIGDALHELTDIHAVVHRHLENGEKLWPLSMPCMLDDNDERIRLAQYGTSNIGRFKTLYRRGLGIRYGRRMQTISGVHYNLSFPDTLFSALQEHETDEKLKSLSLQDYRSHRYFGLIRNFIRLTPLVMFLVGASPSVCRCFLTGHEHHLLPLIKGSYYLPYATALRMGRLGYQNSAQKSLGIHYNNLSGYLAGLQKAVHSPYPPFSRLGLNDASGEPLQINDHVLQIENEYYSLVRPKQVPHAGETPSQALQNRGVGYVELRAVDVNPYSAIGLNETTAGFLEVLTLYCLLSDSPELLCPEQDLIEKNQTEVVNRGRAPNATITDLNGSYHIEDWARQHISNMQDCAHLLDQTYATKLYSSALAVMQERIDEVDETLSAHVIDDTLKHGGTWSFGSHMAQLHAESYEKHEISAETLQYFEQLAAQSLQQQEQLEQDSQISFDQYLEQYR is encoded by the coding sequence ATGAGTCAACCCACTACACCATCTCAATCAGTTATTCCTGCTTGGGTGGATTCGTCGCTACTACAAGGCATGTTACGTGGAATAGAACGTGAAAGCTTACGTATGCAAAGTAATGGGTTCTTATCACAAGAGTTACATCCAAAGGCATTAGGCTCAGCTTTAACACATCCAAAAATCACCACAGATTATTCTGAAGCGTTGATGGAGTTTATTACTTCACCACAGCCAACCATTGGCGATGCTTTGCATGAGCTTACAGATATTCATGCAGTTGTACACCGTCATTTAGAAAATGGTGAAAAACTCTGGCCGTTGTCTATGCCATGTATGTTGGATGACAATGATGAGCGCATTCGTTTAGCTCAGTATGGCACGTCTAATATTGGTCGCTTTAAGACGCTTTATCGCCGTGGTTTGGGGATCCGCTATGGACGCCGTATGCAAACCATTTCAGGCGTACACTATAATTTATCTTTTCCTGATACTCTTTTTTCTGCTTTGCAGGAACATGAAACTGACGAAAAATTAAAATCACTCAGTCTGCAAGATTATCGTAGTCATCGCTATTTTGGACTTATCCGTAACTTTATTCGTTTAACGCCGCTGGTTATGTTTTTGGTCGGGGCGAGCCCTTCGGTTTGTCGTTGTTTTTTGACGGGCCATGAACATCATTTGTTGCCTTTAATCAAAGGGTCATACTATTTGCCGTATGCTACAGCGCTACGTATGGGACGTTTAGGCTACCAAAACTCGGCACAAAAAAGTTTAGGTATTCACTACAACAACTTATCTGGTTATCTGGCTGGTTTACAAAAAGCTGTACATTCTCCTTACCCGCCATTTAGTCGTTTAGGGTTAAATGATGCATCAGGTGAACCGCTGCAAATTAATGACCATGTTTTACAAATCGAGAATGAGTATTACAGTCTCGTGCGTCCAAAACAGGTGCCACACGCAGGTGAAACGCCATCTCAAGCCTTGCAAAATCGAGGAGTGGGTTACGTTGAACTTCGTGCAGTGGATGTAAATCCATATTCGGCAATTGGTTTAAATGAAACAACGGCTGGTTTCCTTGAGGTCTTAACGCTTTATTGTTTATTAAGCGATAGCCCTGAGTTGTTATGTCCAGAGCAGGATTTGATTGAGAAGAACCAGACAGAAGTGGTTAACCGTGGTCGAGCACCAAACGCCACCATTACTGATTTAAACGGGTCTTACCATATTGAAGATTGGGCACGTCAGCATATTTCTAACATGCAAGACTGTGCTCATTTACTCGATCAGACCTATGCTACAAAACTGTACAGCTCGGCTTTGGCCGTAATGCAAGAACGCATTGATGAAGTAGATGAGACTCTATCTGCTCATGTGATTGATGACACATTAAAGCACGGTGGAACCTGGAGCTTTGGCAGTCATATGGCACAGTTACATGCTGAAAGTTATGAAAAGCATGAAATCAGTGCAGAGACTTTGCAATATTTTGAACAATTGGCTGCACAATCTTTACAGCAGCAAGAACAACTTGAACAAGATAGTCAGATCAGTTTTGATCAATATCTTGAACAATATAGATAA
- a CDS encoding DUF924 family protein, translated as MNDQDILNFWFSPEHRSLWFAKSDEFDTKIRDQFADVHRQATRAELWSWRKTPEGRLAEIIVLDQFSRNIYRDQPESFAYDSLALALSQEAISLQLDAQLNPEQRSFLYMPFMHSESKQIHEFALKLFQRLGNEINLSFEKKHKVIIDRFGRYPHRNAILGRVSTPEETEFLLEPNSSF; from the coding sequence ATGAACGATCAAGACATTTTAAACTTCTGGTTTTCACCTGAACACCGTTCACTTTGGTTTGCAAAAAGTGATGAGTTTGACACAAAAATTCGTGATCAATTTGCAGACGTTCATCGTCAGGCAACTCGAGCAGAACTCTGGTCTTGGCGAAAAACACCAGAAGGTCGTCTTGCAGAGATTATTGTGCTAGATCAGTTTTCTCGCAACATTTATCGTGATCAACCTGAATCTTTTGCTTACGACAGCCTTGCTTTAGCTTTGTCACAAGAAGCAATTAGTTTGCAACTCGATGCACAGCTTAACCCAGAGCAACGCTCGTTTTTATATATGCCATTTATGCATAGTGAATCAAAACAGATTCATGAGTTTGCCTTAAAATTATTTCAACGCCTCGGCAATGAAATTAATTTAAGCTTTGAGAAAAAACATAAAGTGATTATTGATCGCTTTGGACGTTATCCTCATCGCAATGCCATCCTTGGGCGTGTCTCAACACCAGAGGAAACCGAATTTTTATTAGAACCGAACAGCAGTTTTTAA
- a CDS encoding DUF445 domain-containing protein, with protein sequence MNMAEEVHHAPNLKRSKYFATMALVIVVVLWIGLLIANRFLPEYTNLIHILMLGAEAGVVGGLADWYAITVLFRNPFGKLPIPKFLRDHTEIIPRNKARIAESMGRFVQENFLSPQVVERSLEKTDLSLAIGQWLANPQNNTQVVQLIQQTVPKIFEFVSQEQIANFVQNNSVQWVRNTQVNKLASEMLRAVLENDFHQDVLQRGLDIAHEWVVQNPDKTRELTRKMFKALGVWSLAKGASWIGIDVQQRTIDSLVEKVESMLADPEHPWRQEIETVAHSLMLELANPDSVASQRLNSGKDALLDSPQVLNFISGAVTILCDAIKEDLMKEDSGIAMNLRAAIQQLGENLVQNVKVRNVLNKEMTGLALNFTDQYSHKIIRYVSERIHEWDSREMIGKIENEVGGDLHMIRVNGVVVGAFIGLTLGVIRAAIESIL encoded by the coding sequence ATGAATATGGCAGAAGAAGTACACCATGCACCCAATCTAAAACGCAGCAAATATTTCGCGACAATGGCACTTGTTATTGTGGTGGTGCTGTGGATAGGGTTATTGATTGCCAATCGCTTTCTGCCAGAGTATACGAACTTAATTCATATTTTAATGTTAGGTGCGGAAGCTGGTGTAGTGGGTGGACTCGCAGACTGGTATGCCATTACCGTTTTGTTTCGAAACCCATTTGGTAAGCTTCCTATCCCTAAATTTTTACGGGATCATACCGAAATTATTCCGCGCAATAAGGCTCGTATTGCAGAGTCAATGGGCCGATTTGTGCAGGAAAACTTCCTGTCACCTCAAGTAGTAGAACGAAGTTTAGAAAAAACCGATTTAAGCCTTGCCATTGGGCAATGGCTTGCCAACCCACAAAACAACACGCAAGTGGTACAGCTCATTCAGCAAACTGTTCCGAAAATTTTTGAGTTTGTTAGCCAAGAGCAAATTGCTAATTTTGTGCAAAACAACAGCGTGCAATGGGTGCGTAACACCCAAGTCAATAAACTCGCGAGCGAAATGCTCCGTGCGGTATTGGAAAATGACTTCCATCAAGACGTATTGCAACGTGGTCTCGATATCGCGCATGAGTGGGTGGTACAAAATCCAGATAAAACCCGTGAATTGACCCGAAAAATGTTTAAAGCGCTGGGCGTCTGGTCACTTGCAAAAGGTGCAAGCTGGATTGGAATTGATGTGCAGCAACGTACCATCGACTCTCTGGTTGAAAAAGTAGAGTCGATGCTGGCCGACCCAGAACACCCTTGGCGTCAGGAAATTGAAACTGTTGCACACTCGCTCATGCTGGAGTTAGCCAATCCTGACAGTGTGGCAAGTCAACGCTTAAATAGCGGTAAAGATGCGCTGCTCGACAGTCCTCAAGTCTTAAACTTCATTAGTGGCGCGGTGACTATTTTATGTGATGCGATTAAAGAAGATTTAATGAAAGAAGACTCTGGCATTGCAATGAACCTTAGAGCTGCCATTCAACAACTGGGTGAAAATCTTGTTCAAAATGTAAAAGTACGCAATGTTCTCAACAAAGAAATGACAGGACTTGCCCTGAACTTTACAGACCAATATAGCCATAAAATCATACGCTATGTAAGTGAGCGCATTCATGAATGGGACTCGCGTGAAATGATTGGAAAAATTGAGAATGAAGTCGGTGGTGACTTACACATGATTCGCGTAAACGGCGTTGTGGTCGGTGCATTTATCGGTTTAACTCTAGGTGTAATCCGCGCAGCAATTGAATCGATTTTATAA
- a CDS encoding pyridoxal phosphate-dependent aminotransferase, which produces MLQLQSKLPAQGVTIFSTMTAMAQRLGALNLSQGFPDFPAPHALLEALSQATLAGHNQYPPGDGILALREQLALQFQQRDQLLLDPVTQITITPGATIAIFCTIQACINAGDEVIIFDPSYDSYGPSVELAGGKAVRIALQAPDFKVNWQQVKDLINDKTRMIVVNTPHNPTGTIWEKQDWLELIELIRDKNIVVLSDEVYEHLVFDGHQHFSALHFPELRERSFVIGSFGKTFHVTGWKTGYCVASPELMRLFRQIYQYANFCGTTPCQIALAQYMQQHPEHIQELSQFYQTKRDRFNQAIQNSRFLIKPSQGTYFQNLDYSQIRPDLNDVEMCQFLAEQHKIVAIPVSVFYQQAPEPLRLIRFCFAKNDETLQKAGEILNEC; this is translated from the coding sequence ATGCTACAGCTTCAATCAAAATTGCCCGCTCAAGGGGTCACTATTTTTAGTACCATGACGGCAATGGCACAGCGTTTGGGTGCACTTAACCTTTCACAAGGTTTTCCAGATTTCCCTGCCCCTCATGCTCTGCTCGAAGCATTATCTCAGGCAACTTTGGCTGGACATAATCAGTACCCGCCCGGTGACGGTATTCTCGCACTACGCGAGCAGCTTGCTTTACAGTTTCAGCAGCGTGATCAGCTTCTACTTGACCCTGTCACCCAAATCACGATTACGCCGGGTGCAACCATTGCAATTTTTTGTACCATACAGGCATGCATTAATGCGGGTGATGAAGTCATTATTTTTGACCCAAGCTATGACAGTTACGGCCCTTCTGTTGAGTTAGCCGGTGGTAAAGCTGTTCGTATTGCTTTGCAGGCACCTGACTTTAAGGTGAACTGGCAACAAGTTAAAGATCTGATTAATGACAAAACCCGTATGATTGTGGTGAACACACCCCACAACCCAACTGGTACTATCTGGGAAAAACAAGATTGGTTAGAACTTATTGAACTGATTCGAGATAAAAATATTGTGGTTTTATCCGATGAAGTCTATGAACACTTGGTTTTTGATGGCCACCAACATTTTAGCGCTTTGCATTTTCCAGAGCTTAGAGAGCGTAGTTTTGTGATTGGTTCTTTTGGTAAAACCTTCCATGTAACAGGCTGGAAAACGGGTTATTGCGTGGCTTCACCAGAGTTAATGCGTCTATTCCGCCAGATTTACCAATATGCAAATTTCTGTGGTACGACACCTTGTCAAATTGCGCTAGCGCAATATATGCAGCAACATCCGGAACATATTCAGGAACTTTCGCAGTTTTATCAAACTAAGCGAGATCGTTTTAATCAAGCGATTCAGAATAGTCGTTTTTTAATTAAGCCCTCTCAAGGTACTTATTTTCAAAATCTTGATTACAGTCAAATTAGACCTGACTTAAACGATGTTGAAATGTGCCAGTTTCTTGCGGAACAACATAAAATTGTGGCTATTCCAGTTTCGGTTTTCTACCAGCAAGCGCCAGAGCCTTTACGCTTGATCCGCTTCTGTTTTGCTAAAAATGATGAAACATTGCAAAAAGCAGGAGAAATCTTGAATGAATGTTAA